A stretch of Microbulbifer sp. SAOS-129_SWC DNA encodes these proteins:
- a CDS encoding BadF/BadG/BcrA/BcrD ATPase family protein, with protein sequence MVALRDRDTLYIGIDGGGSKCRASIVDADNYVLGTGVAGPANPLHGYAQTIDSIARSAALALADARLSPEILGDLVAGVGLAGVNMPRLYNEMASWAHPFKKMYLTTDQHSACLGAHRGGDGAVIIAGTGSVGYAWVNGKSTLLGGHGFPHGDKGSGAWMGMEAVKYLLMALDGLAPESRLKGELLKALDASDANEVFEKIGGKSSSHYARLAVPVIECAEANDAVAVAIVRDGASYISDLAGKLLELRPPRLSMIGGLAPRLRQWLAPQVVERLAEPQDAPEIGCVYFARQCLAKEARDEARDAKSVPESAGSKALYG encoded by the coding sequence ATGGTTGCTTTGAGAGACAGGGACACCCTTTATATAGGTATCGACGGCGGCGGCAGCAAATGCCGCGCCTCTATTGTCGATGCCGACAATTACGTCCTGGGTACCGGCGTCGCCGGTCCGGCCAATCCTCTGCACGGATATGCCCAGACGATCGATTCCATCGCGCGCTCTGCCGCGCTCGCGCTTGCCGATGCCAGGTTGTCGCCGGAGATTCTCGGCGATCTGGTGGCCGGCGTCGGCCTGGCCGGCGTCAATATGCCGCGTCTCTACAACGAGATGGCCTCCTGGGCGCACCCCTTCAAGAAAATGTACCTGACCACCGACCAGCACTCCGCCTGTCTCGGCGCCCATCGCGGCGGTGACGGCGCGGTCATCATTGCCGGTACCGGGTCTGTCGGTTATGCCTGGGTCAACGGCAAGAGCACCCTGCTGGGTGGCCATGGCTTCCCCCATGGCGACAAGGGTAGCGGTGCCTGGATGGGCATGGAGGCGGTCAAGTACCTGCTGATGGCCCTCGACGGCCTGGCACCGGAATCCCGCCTCAAGGGCGAGCTGCTGAAGGCGCTTGACGCCAGTGACGCCAACGAAGTGTTTGAAAAAATCGGTGGCAAATCGTCCAGCCACTACGCGCGCCTGGCGGTACCGGTGATTGAGTGTGCCGAGGCCAACGATGCGGTGGCGGTGGCCATCGTGCGCGACGGTGCGTCCTATATCAGTGATCTGGCGGGCAAGCTGCTGGAACTGCGGCCGCCGCGCCTGTCGATGATCGGCGGCCTGGCGCCGCGCTTGCGCCAGTGGCTGGCCCCCCAAGTGGTGGAGCGGCTGGCGGAGCCGCAGGATGCGCCGGAAATCGGCTGTGTCTACTTTGCCCGCCAGTGCCTGGCCAAAGAGGCCCGCGATGAGGCCCGCGATGCCAAGTCCGTCCCCGAAAGCGCCGGGAGCAAGGCGCTGTACGGATAA
- the nagA gene encoding N-acetylglucosamine-6-phosphate deacetylase: MRTLIAEQLFDGEQFHRETALAIGDDGRIASIGGPAPAGAERVDGLLAPGLVDVQVNGGGGALFNNDPSVNALGKMSAAHARYGTTGFLPTLITDRVDVMQRAADAVAAALREGVPGVIGVHFEGPHLSVPKKGTHEEQFIRALTDEELAIYARDDLGVKVVTLAPENVALDDIRTLVSMGVRVCLGHSNADGATAAAAVAAGATGFTHLYNAMSPLHSREPGMVGTALISDGAWCGLIADGHHVCAEALTLALKAKPRGKIMLVTDAMSLVGSDETSFPLFDRVVTRQGDRLTSTTGELAGSHLDMISAVRNIRDWCGVELAEALRMASLYPAQFLGAPAGRIDTGVAADLILLDEKLQVQKTWIGGREVFSQ; encoded by the coding sequence GTGCGCACCCTGATTGCGGAACAGCTTTTCGACGGCGAGCAGTTTCACCGCGAAACCGCACTCGCCATCGGCGACGACGGGCGCATCGCCTCCATCGGTGGCCCCGCCCCCGCGGGTGCGGAACGCGTCGATGGCCTGCTGGCGCCGGGCCTGGTGGATGTGCAGGTCAATGGCGGCGGTGGTGCGCTGTTCAACAATGACCCCAGTGTCAATGCGCTGGGCAAAATGAGTGCGGCGCACGCGCGCTATGGCACCACCGGTTTTCTGCCCACGCTGATCACCGACCGGGTGGACGTGATGCAGCGCGCCGCCGACGCGGTCGCCGCGGCGCTGCGCGAAGGTGTGCCCGGCGTAATCGGTGTGCATTTCGAGGGGCCGCATCTGAGCGTGCCCAAGAAGGGCACCCATGAAGAACAGTTTATCCGCGCGCTGACCGACGAGGAGCTGGCGATTTATGCCCGCGACGACCTCGGGGTCAAGGTCGTTACCCTGGCACCGGAAAATGTGGCGCTGGACGATATCCGCACTCTGGTTTCGATGGGGGTGAGGGTGTGCCTCGGGCATTCCAATGCCGATGGCGCTACCGCCGCTGCGGCCGTGGCCGCCGGGGCGACAGGGTTTACCCACCTGTACAACGCCATGTCGCCGCTGCATTCGCGCGAACCGGGCATGGTGGGCACGGCACTGATCAGCGACGGCGCCTGGTGCGGGCTGATAGCCGATGGCCACCATGTGTGTGCCGAGGCCCTCACGCTGGCCCTGAAGGCCAAGCCGCGTGGCAAGATCATGCTGGTGACGGATGCGATGTCGCTGGTGGGCAGCGACGAGACCAGTTTCCCGCTGTTCGATCGGGTGGTGACCCGTCAGGGCGACAGGCTCACCTCGACGACCGGCGAACTGGCCGGTTCGCACCTGGATATGATTTCCGCAGTGCGCAATATCCGCGACTGGTGTGGGGTGGAACTGGCGGAGGCGCTGCGCATGGCATCGCTCTACCCGGCGCAGTTCCTGGGCGCGCCGGCGGGCCGTATCGACACCGGTGTCGCGGCCGACCTGATTTTACTGGACGAGAAATTACAGGTGCAGAAAACCTGGATAGGTGGCAGGGAAGTTTTTTCCCAATAG
- a CDS encoding SIS domain-containing protein — protein sequence MTAVTSAEATQVDSAMATTVMESEAREAPDRIAEQLQNNAAAMAALGARLRSQPPKFVMIVGRGSSDHAGVFAKYLIEIETGTPTFAAAPSVSSVYGRKLKLDGALVIVISQSGRSPDILAQARMAKEAGAYTVALVNDESAPIGEIVDELLPLKAGPEKAVAATKSYLATLSAVLQLVANWTEDSALLEAVDALPQTLREAVDSDTQLRPEDLAAVSNLVVLGRGPGYGITRELALKLKEVCNIHAESFSSAEFLHGPVTLVEQKLTVVNVPIEDESYQAHSEQIADIIRRGGTLVNLHVPSKGVHPRVAPLALLQRFYIDVAHVAISRGINPDEPAGLKKVTQTV from the coding sequence ATGACCGCAGTAACTTCCGCCGAGGCAACACAGGTAGACAGCGCCATGGCCACTACAGTGATGGAAAGCGAGGCCCGCGAAGCGCCGGATCGCATCGCTGAGCAACTGCAGAACAACGCCGCCGCGATGGCTGCGCTGGGCGCCCGCCTGCGCAGCCAGCCGCCCAAATTTGTCATGATTGTCGGTCGCGGTTCCTCCGACCACGCCGGCGTCTTTGCCAAGTACCTGATCGAGATCGAAACCGGTACGCCCACCTTTGCCGCGGCGCCGTCGGTATCCAGTGTCTACGGCCGCAAGCTCAAGCTCGATGGCGCGCTGGTGATCGTGATTTCCCAGTCGGGCCGCAGCCCCGACATTCTTGCCCAGGCGCGCATGGCGAAAGAGGCAGGTGCCTATACGGTGGCGCTGGTCAACGACGAGTCGGCGCCGATCGGAGAGATCGTCGACGAACTGCTGCCGTTGAAGGCCGGTCCGGAAAAGGCCGTGGCGGCGACCAAGAGCTATCTGGCCACCCTGTCTGCGGTGCTGCAGCTGGTGGCCAACTGGACTGAAGACAGCGCGCTGCTCGAGGCGGTGGACGCCTTGCCACAGACCCTGCGCGAAGCGGTGGACTCCGATACCCAGCTGCGCCCGGAAGATCTGGCAGCGGTGAGCAACCTGGTGGTGCTGGGGCGCGGCCCCGGTTACGGCATCACCCGCGAGCTGGCGTTGAAGTTGAAGGAAGTCTGCAACATCCACGCGGAGTCCTTCTCCAGTGCCGAGTTCCTGCATGGCCCGGTTACCCTGGTGGAGCAGAAGCTGACCGTGGTCAACGTGCCGATCGAGGACGAATCCTATCAGGCGCACAGCGAGCAGATTGCCGACATCATCCGCCGCGGCGGGACCCTGGTGAATCTGCACGTGCCGAGTAAGGGCGTGCACCCGCGCGTGGCGCCGCTGGCGCTGTTGCAGCGTTTCTATATCGATGTGGCCCACGTCGCGATCAGCCGCGGTATCAACCCGGATGAGCCGGCGGGCCTGAAGAAAGTGACCCAGACCGTTTGA